The proteins below come from a single Chitinophaga pinensis DSM 2588 genomic window:
- a CDS encoding DUF4240 domain-containing protein — MNATRFWEIIETAWTTDRDLYNLRKTALTTNDPNLIRYLGNIVSTEITDHIQQQLIYLDERELTKFNHVMEEKLFHIDREEIHERIGGTDDGFLHRRCFIVGMGEQYYDMVDENPAVATMNVSSGEIGFIGYSVYQDKFGEEFERYCLHCIESGSNSRGW, encoded by the coding sequence ATGAACGCAACAAGATTCTGGGAAATCATTGAAACGGCGTGGACAACAGATAGAGATTTATATAATTTGAGAAAAACAGCGCTTACGACCAATGATCCCAACTTAATCAGGTATCTCGGAAACATTGTTTCCACAGAGATCACAGACCATATCCAGCAACAGCTTATTTATCTGGATGAGCGGGAATTAACCAAATTTAATCACGTCATGGAAGAAAAGCTCTTCCATATAGACCGTGAAGAAATCCATGAACGCATTGGCGGTACAGATGACGGCTTCCTGCACCGAAGATGCTTCATCGTCGGCATGGGAGAACAATATTATGATATGGTGGATGAAAATCCGGCTGTCGCCACTATGAACGTCTCTTCTGGTGAGATCGGTTTTATTGGCTATAGTGTGTACCAGGACAAATTCGGGGAAGAATTTGAAAGATATTGTCTTCATTGTATTGAGTCCGGCTCCAATTCAAGGGGCTGGTAA
- a CDS encoding gamma-glutamyltransferase family protein: MKHLFFLVALLSLGSTMQAQQTQKPPLHGRHWMAVTGKPLAATAGSMIFQKGGNAVDAACAMLAATCTMWDVLSWGGETQALIFNPKTKKVIAINALGVAPTGATPEFFKDKGYNFPPEYGPLAAVTPGTPGGLCYMLAEYGTLSLKEVLAPAMEMAAGYPIEAQTANSMERAKDRLKQWPYSKAVFLTHPGEKREAPEAGEIFVQKELLATLTKMVEAEQEALKKKKSRKEAIMAAYDRFYKGDIAKEFVRGCQEQGGLITEQDLARWKPIEEEPLHVNYKGIEVYKLQSWTQGPMLLQSLNILENFDLKGMGYNSPQYIHTLYQTMNLTFADRDFYYGDPYFTPKTPINGLLSKAYAKERAKMINPDRNDPDLLPGDPYPFEGKSNPYLQLMKEHQSLTDTSSQTKPARFVPKHDAASILNTPASEEMYAANEIDSAYMDRLWRGTTSVEAADKDGWVVSITPSGGWTPACIAGHTGVGMSQRLQSFVLDSALCPFNVIAPGKRPRVTLTPSMALKDGKPYLSFAVQGGDTQDQNLLQFFLNMVEFGMTVQQATEAANINTNQLWLSLGGTSIKERMPHPGSILLNSNTPEATRTILKKMGYTESFSERTSGPVNAIFLDTAHGSLWGGSSNHGEDYGIGW, translated from the coding sequence ATGAAACATCTATTTTTTCTCGTTGCCCTGCTTTCCCTCGGGTCGACCATGCAGGCGCAGCAAACCCAGAAACCGCCATTACACGGACGTCACTGGATGGCTGTGACGGGTAAACCGCTGGCTGCCACCGCCGGTTCCATGATCTTCCAGAAAGGTGGAAATGCCGTAGACGCCGCCTGTGCAATGCTGGCCGCTACCTGTACCATGTGGGACGTATTGAGCTGGGGCGGAGAGACACAGGCGCTTATTTTCAATCCGAAAACAAAGAAAGTCATTGCTATTAACGCCCTGGGCGTTGCTCCTACAGGTGCAACACCTGAATTCTTCAAGGACAAGGGATATAATTTCCCGCCGGAATATGGTCCCCTGGCAGCTGTAACACCTGGTACGCCGGGTGGTCTTTGCTATATGCTGGCAGAATACGGCACCCTCAGTCTGAAGGAAGTACTGGCGCCTGCCATGGAAATGGCTGCCGGTTACCCGATTGAAGCCCAGACGGCCAACAGTATGGAGCGGGCAAAAGACCGCCTGAAGCAATGGCCTTACAGCAAGGCCGTTTTCCTGACCCATCCGGGTGAAAAAAGGGAAGCGCCGGAAGCAGGGGAGATCTTTGTACAAAAGGAGCTATTGGCGACACTGACCAAAATGGTGGAAGCAGAACAGGAAGCCCTGAAAAAGAAGAAATCCCGTAAGGAAGCAATCATGGCTGCTTATGACAGATTCTATAAAGGAGATATCGCGAAGGAATTTGTACGTGGTTGTCAGGAACAGGGTGGTCTGATCACTGAACAGGACCTGGCCCGTTGGAAACCAATTGAAGAGGAACCACTGCATGTTAATTATAAAGGGATCGAGGTATACAAACTCCAATCCTGGACACAGGGACCAATGCTGCTGCAAAGTCTGAATATCCTGGAGAACTTTGATCTGAAAGGAATGGGCTATAATTCTCCGCAGTATATCCATACCCTGTATCAGACAATGAACCTGACCTTTGCAGACAGAGACTTCTATTATGGCGATCCTTATTTTACGCCTAAAACACCGATCAACGGATTATTAAGTAAAGCCTATGCAAAAGAACGGGCAAAAATGATCAACCCTGACCGCAATGATCCGGATCTATTACCGGGTGATCCTTATCCTTTTGAAGGTAAAAGCAATCCTTATCTGCAACTGATGAAGGAACATCAATCGCTAACTGATACTTCTTCACAGACAAAACCGGCACGTTTTGTACCGAAGCATGATGCTGCCAGCATCCTCAATACGCCTGCTTCTGAAGAAATGTATGCGGCAAATGAGATAGACAGCGCTTATATGGACCGGTTATGGAGAGGTACGACCAGTGTGGAAGCTGCTGATAAAGATGGCTGGGTAGTATCAATCACACCAAGTGGCGGATGGACGCCTGCGTGTATTGCCGGACATACCGGTGTGGGTATGAGCCAGCGTTTGCAGAGCTTTGTGCTTGACAGTGCCTTGTGTCCTTTTAACGTTATTGCGCCTGGTAAACGTCCACGTGTGACTTTAACGCCTTCTATGGCGCTGAAAGACGGTAAACCCTATCTTTCTTTCGCGGTACAGGGTGGTGATACACAGGATCAGAACCTGCTGCAGTTTTTCCTGAATATGGTGGAATTTGGTATGACGGTACAGCAGGCGACGGAAGCGGCAAATATCAATACGAACCAGCTCTGGCTTTCCCTGGGTGGTACCTCCATTAAAGAACGTATGCCACATCCGGGCAGTATTCTGCTGAACAGCAATACACCGGAGGCCACCAGGACGATATTGAAGAAGATGGGTTATACAGAAAGTTTCAGTGAGCGTACCAGTGGACCTGTGAATGCCATATTCCTGGATACGGCACATGGCTCTTTATGGGGTGGTAGCAGTAATCATGGAGAAGATTATGGTATCGGCTGGTAA
- a CDS encoding carboxypeptidase regulatory-like domain-containing protein, with product MLLKKCLSAILGLISLPMLLLAQETTSEIHGQVKDGQTGVPGAIIIALHNPTGTKYMTTTRKDGRYNVPNVRVGGPYTISVSYIGYKDQKIENVTLSLGQEYAGDFNIVPDTKQLSEVVIKSGKQDKTFNNGRTGAQEIISRDQLEKLPTINRSAQDFTKLEPTSASTAGGQSFGGRSNQYNNFTVDGANFNNSFGLSGTLGGQAGAQPISLDAIDQIQVNVAPYDVRQGGFSGAGVNTVTKSGSNTFRGSVYTYFKNEGTQGYKVENAVVPKTDLSFNIRGASLGGYLVKNKVFFFVNGESSRQTAPATSWIASDASNTPNSGAGISNANADTLAALSNFLKTNFGYDPGAYAGYSFKTNSDKITAKIDWNINNNHTLTLKYNYLKSSSDQFASTSRPAGVTGGQPGFNSMPFYGSGYVINNNFNIFIAELNSRFGNSASNKFQIGYTALRDFRSSHSNSSTFPLVDILNNGNIYTSFGYEPYTYNNVLNTDVFQISDIFTFYKGAHEITVGTQDYYRKYKNAFAPGYQGAYQFASLTDFYNSVKNNNVPAKSYYLQYSALPDGSFPWAYAGSTELGLFAQDKWRVTDKFTLTYGLRLDMTIYKQDFQDNPNFNALKFKDGKSYDIGKAPGNALLISPRIGFNWDVLDDKTLQVRGGLGIFSGPPPFVWISNQASNNGVQWGSFTANDKTFSADPTKYIPGELSANKNYAVALTDKNFKYPSVLKSSIAVDKKLPGDWVFTVEGTYSKDINAVYFQNINLNETNGFALSNGGDHRDRYLTVANSNKYYYAGTGLDNPNIGNAILMSNTNKGYSYNVTGRIQKTYKNLYVSVAYTHGDARNAAETGSTASSLWSARAVSTDPNGENLAYASYRLPNRIIAMASYKVSYAKYFSTSFGLIYEAAPAGVTSYTYNGDLNGDGFNNDLMYIPKNDKDINLINVGSYNATTHTGSTTGTAADPRTAAQTWTQLNNFINQSGYLSSHRGEVAKANAVTLPFFKKADVNVTEDISMKTGKTRHTLRLSLDIINVGNLLNKNWGIVKATTVTNPLKYEGLAADGTTPLFSFPYADPNNQVHLTNSFANNTAIISRWQMQFGIRYLFN from the coding sequence ATGCTATTAAAAAAATGCCTGTCAGCCATCCTCGGGCTGATCAGCTTACCTATGCTACTACTTGCCCAGGAGACTACCTCCGAAATCCACGGGCAGGTGAAAGATGGGCAAACGGGAGTTCCCGGAGCTATCATTATCGCACTACACAATCCCACCGGAACAAAGTACATGACGACCACCCGTAAGGATGGACGTTATAACGTACCAAACGTCCGTGTCGGAGGACCGTACACCATTTCTGTATCCTACATCGGATACAAAGATCAAAAGATTGAGAACGTAACCCTCTCCCTGGGACAGGAGTATGCCGGTGACTTCAACATCGTACCTGACACTAAACAACTGAGTGAAGTTGTGATCAAATCAGGTAAACAAGACAAAACATTTAATAACGGCCGTACAGGTGCACAGGAGATCATCAGTCGTGACCAGCTGGAAAAGCTGCCTACCATTAACAGGTCAGCACAGGACTTCACCAAACTGGAACCTACTTCAGCCAGCACTGCCGGCGGACAAAGTTTTGGCGGTCGCAGCAACCAGTATAACAACTTTACTGTGGATGGTGCGAACTTCAACAACTCATTCGGTCTGTCAGGTACGCTTGGCGGTCAGGCAGGTGCACAGCCAATCTCTCTGGATGCGATCGATCAGATCCAGGTGAATGTTGCACCTTATGACGTACGTCAGGGTGGGTTCTCCGGCGCTGGTGTTAATACCGTGACCAAAAGCGGTTCTAACACATTCAGAGGATCAGTGTACACTTACTTCAAAAATGAAGGTACACAGGGTTATAAAGTAGAGAATGCAGTTGTTCCAAAAACTGACCTCTCTTTCAACATCCGTGGTGCTTCCCTGGGAGGTTATCTCGTTAAGAACAAAGTATTCTTCTTTGTGAATGGCGAATCCTCCCGTCAAACAGCGCCTGCTACCAGCTGGATCGCATCTGATGCTTCAAATACGCCGAACAGCGGAGCCGGTATCTCCAACGCGAATGCTGACACACTGGCTGCACTGTCTAATTTCCTGAAAACGAATTTTGGTTATGATCCAGGTGCATACGCTGGTTATTCCTTCAAAACAAACAGTGACAAGATCACTGCTAAAATTGACTGGAACATCAATAATAATCACACGCTGACACTGAAATATAACTACCTGAAATCATCTTCTGATCAGTTTGCAAGTACCAGCAGACCAGCAGGTGTTACAGGTGGACAGCCTGGTTTCAATTCTATGCCATTCTATGGAAGTGGTTATGTAATCAACAATAACTTCAACATCTTTATTGCGGAGCTGAACAGCCGTTTCGGTAACTCAGCATCCAATAAATTCCAGATCGGTTACACTGCCCTGCGTGATTTCCGCTCTTCTCATTCCAATTCCAGCACGTTCCCACTGGTCGATATCCTGAATAACGGTAACATCTATACTTCCTTTGGTTACGAGCCCTACACTTACAACAACGTCCTGAACACAGACGTATTCCAGATCTCAGATATCTTCACCTTTTATAAAGGTGCACATGAGATCACCGTAGGTACACAGGATTATTATAGAAAATACAAAAACGCATTTGCTCCCGGTTACCAGGGCGCTTACCAGTTTGCAAGTCTGACTGATTTCTACAATAGCGTTAAAAATAACAATGTGCCTGCAAAAAGCTATTACCTGCAGTATTCCGCATTGCCTGATGGTTCTTTCCCATGGGCTTATGCTGGATCAACTGAATTAGGTTTGTTTGCACAGGATAAATGGCGCGTGACTGACAAGTTCACACTGACCTACGGTCTGCGTCTTGATATGACCATTTACAAACAGGATTTCCAGGACAACCCGAACTTCAATGCCCTCAAATTTAAAGATGGCAAAAGCTACGACATCGGAAAGGCGCCGGGCAATGCATTGCTGATCTCTCCACGTATCGGTTTCAACTGGGACGTACTGGATGATAAGACCTTACAGGTACGAGGTGGTTTAGGGATCTTCTCCGGTCCTCCTCCATTTGTATGGATCAGCAACCAGGCTAGTAACAACGGTGTACAGTGGGGTTCATTTACTGCGAATGACAAAACGTTCAGTGCAGATCCTACCAAGTATATTCCAGGTGAGCTGAGTGCTAATAAAAACTACGCAGTAGCGCTGACCGACAAGAATTTCAAATACCCTTCCGTATTGAAATCAAGTATAGCAGTTGATAAGAAACTGCCAGGTGACTGGGTATTTACAGTAGAAGGTACCTATTCTAAAGACATCAACGCTGTATACTTCCAGAACATTAACCTGAATGAAACAAACGGTTTTGCACTGAGCAACGGTGGCGATCACAGAGACCGTTATCTCACTGTTGCTAACAGTAACAAGTATTATTACGCAGGTACAGGTCTGGATAATCCTAACATTGGTAACGCCATCCTGATGAGCAACACTAACAAAGGTTACTCTTACAACGTTACTGGTCGTATCCAGAAAACTTACAAAAACCTGTATGTAAGCGTTGCTTATACACATGGTGATGCACGTAACGCTGCTGAAACAGGTAGCACCGCTTCTTCCCTGTGGAGCGCACGTGCAGTAAGCACTGACCCGAATGGTGAAAACCTGGCGTATGCTTCTTACAGACTGCCTAACCGTATTATCGCAATGGCGTCTTATAAAGTATCTTACGCTAAATACTTCTCTACTTCATTTGGTCTGATCTATGAAGCTGCACCTGCCGGTGTTACTTCTTATACCTACAATGGCGACCTGAATGGTGATGGTTTCAACAATGATCTGATGTACATCCCTAAAAACGATAAAGACATCAACCTGATCAATGTCGGCTCTTACAATGCTACCACACACACAGGTTCTACTACCGGTACAGCAGCTGACCCAAGAACGGCGGCTCAGACCTGGACACAGCTGAACAACTTCATTAACCAGAGCGGTTACCTGTCTTCTCACCGTGGAGAGGTTGCAAAAGCAAACGCAGTAACACTACCTTTCTTCAAGAAAGCGGACGTAAACGTTACTGAAGATATCTCCATGAAGACTGGTAAAACCCGTCACACACTGCGCTTATCCCTGGATATCATTAACGTGGGCAACCTGTTAAACAAAAACTGGGGTATCGTAAAAGCAACAACAGTGACCAACCCGCTGAAGTATGAAGGCCTGGCGGCAGATGGTACAACACCACTGTTCTCCTTCCCTTATGCAGACCCAAACAACCAGGTACACCTGACCAACAGCTTTGCAAACAACACAGCGATCATTTCCCGCTGGCAGATGCAGTTCGGTATCAGATACCTGTTTAACTAA
- a CDS encoding amino acid permease, with protein MPEKTAHTEKNKLGLLTSTSLIVGNMIGAGIFLAPAALSSFGSVSLLGWVISATGCFFLVKVFSNLSRIVPNVTGGPYAYTRRGFGDYMGFSIAWGYYIAVACANAAITVGFVSALSTFIPLLSTSTLAAASTGLASIWLLTWINNAGVRVSGRVQLITTILKLIPLIAVAFCGLFFIRFDNFPPFNNSNMSLFEVISQTVTFTMFAFVGIESATVPADKVADPQRTIPRATMLGLIIVTIVYVLGTVSVMGIIPPAQLQNSLTPFADAAVIMWGPHARFLVSAGVAIAAFGALNGWILIQGQLPYAIAKDKLFPRVFGKENKKGVPYVGMFFSSILISIFMIMNYNKGLVDQFKFLVLLSTLSVLIPYLFSTASYFVLRTSKQLTKSEWAQCILLFTISFGYVFWAIASAGQKTIFYGFLLQMTGIPLYLWMKAKNENTAQGDL; from the coding sequence ATGCCCGAAAAAACAGCGCACACAGAAAAGAATAAACTGGGTTTATTAACCAGCACCTCCCTGATTGTCGGGAATATGATCGGCGCTGGTATATTCCTGGCGCCAGCCGCCTTATCTTCCTTTGGCAGTGTCAGTCTGCTGGGATGGGTGATTTCTGCAACAGGCTGTTTTTTCCTGGTAAAGGTCTTTAGTAATCTGAGCCGGATCGTCCCTAATGTTACCGGCGGACCATACGCTTATACCCGCCGGGGCTTCGGTGATTATATGGGTTTTTCGATTGCCTGGGGGTACTACATTGCGGTAGCCTGTGCAAATGCGGCTATTACGGTAGGCTTTGTGAGCGCACTGAGTACCTTTATTCCTTTGTTATCTACCAGCACACTGGCGGCGGCATCAACAGGACTGGCTTCCATCTGGCTGCTCACCTGGATCAACAATGCCGGCGTAAGAGTATCGGGACGGGTACAATTGATCACGACCATCCTGAAACTGATTCCGCTGATCGCGGTTGCTTTCTGCGGATTATTCTTCATCCGGTTTGACAACTTCCCTCCTTTCAATAACAGCAATATGTCATTGTTTGAAGTCATTTCACAGACGGTGACCTTCACCATGTTTGCATTTGTAGGGATAGAGTCGGCCACTGTACCGGCAGATAAAGTAGCCGATCCACAGCGGACCATCCCCCGTGCTACAATGCTTGGACTGATCATCGTTACAATTGTATATGTATTGGGAACAGTGAGTGTAATGGGTATCATTCCACCCGCTCAGTTACAAAATAGTCTGACACCCTTCGCAGATGCAGCTGTCATCATGTGGGGCCCTCATGCCCGTTTCCTGGTGAGCGCCGGTGTAGCGATTGCGGCATTTGGCGCCCTGAATGGCTGGATCCTGATCCAGGGACAGTTACCTTATGCGATCGCAAAAGACAAGCTCTTTCCGCGTGTATTTGGCAAAGAGAATAAGAAAGGTGTACCTTATGTAGGTATGTTTTTCAGCAGTATATTGATCTCCATATTTATGATCATGAACTACAACAAGGGACTGGTAGACCAGTTTAAATTCCTCGTATTACTGTCTACGCTCTCTGTACTGATACCTTACCTGTTTTCAACAGCCTCCTACTTTGTATTACGTACGAGCAAACAACTGACGAAAAGCGAATGGGCGCAATGCATCCTACTCTTCACTATTTCCTTCGGATATGTATTCTGGGCAATTGCCAGCGCCGGACAAAAAACCATCTTCTATGGATTCCTTTTACAGATGACAGGCATTCCTTTATATCTCTGGATGAAGGCAAAAAATGAAAATACCGCCCAGGGAGATCTATAA
- a CDS encoding SDR family NAD(P)-dependent oxidoreductase: MTIADYDKVIDINVKAVFVAVLEVVKHLKAGGRIITIGSNMGDTCSSAGPISYQKNRLLDIHLKA, encoded by the coding sequence CTGACTATTGCAGATTATGACAAAGTGATAGATATCAATGTTAAAGCGGTGTTCGTAGCTGTATTGGAGGTTGTTAAACATCTTAAAGCGGGAGGCCGCATCATTACTATCGGAAGTAACATGGGTGATACTTGTTCAAGTGCAGGCCCTATCTCATATCAAAAAAACAGGCTTTTAGATATTCATCTAAAAGCCTGA
- a CDS encoding MFS transporter: MKENISDPRRWLALIVLLTGTLLPPLDFFIVNVALPAIRTDLHASQADSQLVVSVYAAAYAVTLILGGRLGDIYGRKRVLISGMLGFGLASAICGLAPSPAVLIAGRLLQGVTAAIMGPQSLASIHAIFPSDEKNRALSLYGATFGLASVCGQLLGGVLVSADLFGMGWRSVFLINLPVIVLAIPAALLLLHENRAERSDKLDIPGALLLAAGLLSFVFPLIEGRENHWPWWCVVLLILSLPLLFLFWQYEKKKESTGHSPLVYTSLLMSPGLRRSLAAAFFFYALASFFLIFAVYEQGALAHDTLATGLAILPLGIGFFLGPWCSPSVAKWLGSRTAAFGMILEVVGLMLAAVLAVADHPSWLPVPLFIIGLGQGMAIPALVRLNVDQVDARFSGLAAGLVSATLQISAAVFVALVGGLFFTLAPEGASAEEIQLSFAISTSAIGVSLGLAAILCWKR; this comes from the coding sequence ATGAAAGAAAATATTAGTGACCCTCGCCGATGGCTGGCGCTGATCGTGCTGTTAACCGGTACATTACTACCGCCGCTCGATTTTTTTATCGTCAATGTGGCGCTGCCTGCGATCCGCACGGACCTGCATGCGTCTCAGGCTGATTCACAGCTGGTCGTATCAGTGTATGCTGCTGCGTATGCTGTTACATTGATATTAGGAGGCCGTTTGGGCGACATTTATGGTCGAAAACGGGTGTTAATAAGTGGTATGCTTGGCTTTGGTCTGGCATCCGCAATTTGCGGCCTGGCACCGTCTCCTGCTGTACTGATAGCAGGGCGGCTGTTGCAGGGTGTAACAGCAGCCATCATGGGCCCGCAATCGCTGGCTTCTATCCATGCTATTTTCCCTTCTGATGAAAAGAACCGGGCACTTAGCCTTTATGGTGCTACTTTTGGTCTGGCCTCTGTATGTGGGCAGTTGCTGGGAGGGGTGCTCGTATCTGCCGATTTGTTTGGCATGGGATGGCGAAGTGTGTTCCTCATCAACTTACCTGTTATTGTGCTTGCCATACCTGCTGCTTTGCTGTTGCTACACGAGAACCGTGCGGAACGATCGGATAAACTGGATATTCCCGGCGCATTACTTCTTGCCGCAGGGTTATTGTCGTTTGTGTTCCCGCTTATCGAAGGGCGTGAAAATCACTGGCCATGGTGGTGCGTAGTATTATTAATACTTAGCTTGCCTTTGTTGTTCCTATTCTGGCAGTACGAAAAAAAGAAGGAATCAACAGGTCATTCGCCACTGGTATATACTTCTTTACTGATGTCGCCTGGGTTGCGTCGCAGTCTGGCTGCCGCATTCTTCTTTTATGCCCTTGCATCTTTCTTTCTCATTTTTGCTGTCTACGAGCAGGGCGCGCTGGCGCACGATACACTGGCTACAGGGCTGGCTATATTGCCCCTGGGCATAGGTTTCTTCCTTGGTCCCTGGTGTAGTCCATCCGTTGCTAAATGGCTTGGTTCACGCACGGCTGCATTTGGTATGATACTGGAAGTTGTCGGTTTAATGCTTGCTGCCGTACTAGCTGTAGCAGATCATCCGTCCTGGCTTCCTGTACCACTGTTTATTATTGGTCTGGGGCAGGGAATGGCTATTCCCGCGCTGGTGCGATTAAATGTTGATCAGGTTGATGCACGTTTCTCAGGACTTGCAGCGGGCTTGGTAAGCGCCACATTACAGATCAGTGCTGCTGTATTCGTTGCACTGGTTGGTGGTCTGTTCTTTACACTTGCGCCAGAAGGTGCAAGCGCAGAGGAAATTCAACTCAGCTTTGCTATATCTACGTCTGCAATTGGAGTATCTCTGGGATTGGCAGCGATACTATGTTGGAAGCGTTAG
- a CDS encoding DHA2 family efflux MFS transporter permease subunit has protein sequence METTENSLVEYGSRRIIITVVAVVCAMLELIDTTIVNVALNDLRGNLGATVNEIGWVITAYSLANVIIVPMTSWLSQQFGRRNYFAVSILVFTICSVLCGSATNIWQIMLYRFVQGLGGGALLVTSQTIIAESWPSEKRAVAQGIYTLGLIIGPTIGPTLGGYLIDHYSWPVIFYINVPIGIVATVLSLQYVRSPRYEQKRPANEVDWLGIILLTVGVSSLQYVLEKGQEDDWFSSKLIIILTVMAVFGIICFIWRQLNYRYPIVELRVLRNTNLRIGTILTFLIGFGLFGTTFVLPLYTQSLLGWSAFQSGILLLPGTLFVAVVVVIVSRLIQRGVSSKYLIVLGMLTFFVYGYWSYHLLTLQTGSANLYAVLFVRGLGLGLLYVPVTTMSLSTLEGKEIAQGAALTGMFRQLGGAFGVALISTFIARESQQHRVTLVSHLNQDDPTVQQRLSQLIAGFQQRGFDFLTAKQSAYAVLESSVQRQSTLLSYMDVFLWVGYLFLVSVPLVLIFVKESQRKTRVIETAGH, from the coding sequence ATGGAAACGACCGAAAACTCGCTTGTTGAATATGGATCCAGGCGGATCATTATTACCGTCGTGGCAGTGGTATGTGCCATGCTTGAGCTGATCGACACTACCATCGTCAATGTAGCGCTCAATGACCTTCGCGGAAACTTAGGCGCAACTGTCAACGAAATTGGATGGGTTATCACTGCTTATTCATTAGCAAATGTGATTATCGTCCCTATGACCAGCTGGCTTTCCCAGCAATTTGGGAGACGCAATTACTTCGCAGTATCTATTCTCGTTTTTACCATTTGTTCCGTCCTGTGCGGCAGTGCCACTAATATATGGCAAATCATGCTATACCGTTTCGTACAGGGACTTGGTGGCGGCGCCTTACTGGTGACCTCACAAACGATCATCGCTGAAAGCTGGCCATCTGAGAAAAGAGCCGTTGCACAAGGGATCTATACATTGGGACTCATCATCGGACCAACGATCGGACCAACACTGGGTGGCTACCTGATCGATCATTATTCATGGCCCGTGATCTTTTACATCAATGTTCCGATTGGTATTGTCGCCACGGTTTTATCTCTTCAATATGTCAGGAGTCCGCGGTACGAACAAAAGCGACCTGCCAATGAAGTTGACTGGCTGGGTATTATATTACTGACCGTTGGTGTATCCTCGCTGCAATACGTACTTGAAAAGGGACAGGAAGACGACTGGTTTAGCAGTAAACTCATTATCATATTGACCGTAATGGCCGTATTTGGTATTATCTGCTTCATCTGGCGGCAATTAAATTACCGTTATCCGATTGTTGAATTAAGGGTACTAAGAAATACCAATCTAAGGATTGGAACGATACTTACCTTTTTAATAGGTTTTGGCTTGTTTGGTACGACCTTCGTGCTTCCCTTGTATACCCAGAGCCTGCTCGGATGGAGCGCTTTCCAGTCAGGCATATTACTTCTGCCGGGCACTCTTTTTGTGGCCGTCGTAGTAGTAATCGTATCACGGCTGATTCAGCGGGGTGTTTCCTCTAAATACCTGATCGTGTTAGGAATGCTTACCTTCTTTGTCTACGGATACTGGTCTTATCATCTGCTGACCCTGCAAACGGGAAGTGCGAATTTATATGCCGTGTTATTCGTCAGGGGATTAGGTCTTGGTCTGCTGTATGTACCGGTAACGACCATGTCTCTTTCCACCCTGGAAGGAAAAGAGATCGCCCAGGGCGCAGCGCTGACCGGCATGTTCCGTCAACTCGGTGGCGCATTTGGCGTCGCACTGATCTCGACGTTTATCGCACGGGAATCTCAACAACATCGCGTTACACTGGTCAGCCATCTAAATCAGGATGATCCGACCGTACAACAAAGACTCTCGCAATTAATTGCCGGTTTTCAACAACGGGGTTTTGACTTTTTAACGGCTAAACAAAGCGCTTATGCCGTTTTAGAAAGTTCCGTACAGCGACAATCCACCCTGCTTTCTTATATGGATGTATTTTTATGGGTAGGCTATTTATTTTTAGTGAGTGTGCCTTTGGTGCTGATTTTTGTAAAAGAATCGCAACGGAAAACGCGTGTGATCGAAACTGCAGGGCATTGA